One Vespa crabro chromosome 4, iyVesCrab1.2, whole genome shotgun sequence DNA segment encodes these proteins:
- the LOC124423646 gene encoding uncharacterized protein LOC124423646 isoform X9, whose translation MSDSDLGMVTSPAASVLATCTETMEDEQEKSSLDGSIDMNLVNGPNPWLPAYGFQLQHHSRFQSTHEDLRVKDAVPVQQVDFLETIFEETSDDLQSDSDHSGTTYWLGSDSETESVIHIERKENLTGERINDNDAEFNSIIPKKRCRRNNNTDECDPYVTFDDFPTSPRSSRSSGSSRSSSLLQFESLERTCATLSPSSYSFDSLEYSYHSNVSHLGNTSPDSLEQDNDAVVQNGFSNSVDHFPRIRPYRSFDSLNICQKATDFEEVTSFNERVSSYPKRKLNFARSERNELRSRNFWYEEEEEEEEEEEEYEDDGDDEEFEEDDRLLNPSRRGCGYFEDQLHVFGDSSCNYATSLDYKNTIDLRKIGVESRRDMFLDLKSGQKVASSSTRLLQTSLNITGSTAHGHSKVNSEHDARHSRHHHRQQQQQQRFGHEHLHEQRQHQQYQRQRWTEEECFNFRFTEKSQSAPSLPSIVNEYAHDPEILAELVSSRSKSFVSTSNLFENYTKVTSVPIDLDLCGVSTREEDERSCNDMSMKDHKMAEVKSVRGLEDMLNHEDGELLGSNEKENDIETTKRRSCSVRTQPAQNARIDVRAMHNDLSTTDLQNGEDENIDADSDEYEDQQQIASTVKTQDRSNVLDIAMAMENNIDAVVDEAVKRLKREVEEGVGGNDIVDAIRRQYSNKQMSQKVKKNASYELAQQFEVDERNFRRRAIPSNDENTRSPRNASRKKRVINNASYELAQQYDYIKSFQANRGAFQRMDACDELEESNSGRSSRLKVSDSRSIRTGSSSALNLSGDSRADFAPSLGSYSKSTENVSKHTEESLFGQIKKNSAFFSVHGKNVNNRVFVDDEVDYPCLESKPIGKLNLMDTTLEEEELNSEQINKDRTFHDLLEETMLLQSIASLCDDDSREIPGEVKLQKKRSFIGEFYPEKNNLSARSKEKKDLLSEEREKKDENLSDSGVDEEDSKKEKQVESEVSGRNTKKMVDIAEKVDATMEGHNKKKESEVVVEQAWGQTLHGDRTSPPNGNKTDSLKVSQGSGSQSTMAVALPVDTNHRGDRDGQPEETTKSKITTAAITKTTESMTLPAKVDDLTSTSKTMESISKNDSKFWKNTAVERSATINAKQPTVLKNEERKKGGIGCFLQRFSKLRFSGRSKVPRSEIQNKCDSRIGQHSNRNEFYQERTKKEPDYIIIPLHPPDEERSKDEVVALESRSDDTGRNNVDLQRSASSVSSGRRAPVCSSKPPLPPQPPRLVSSGCRISGAAASSSSTTSAPSSSSSSSLSSSAVSRRRAVTDLGNPAAIEMAKARAMQAAQQEQRPVGLLETDLDDEVVLTTNVVDSSGCNNAGNTNKKTRSLLDLNHTSSVVPQGTSLENALRVPQLPVGSCHRNQRNDGTASSIDQRPHKSMEFLLDKENLHFVKPPENELQKVGERVPSEHELRVQRSLQRLNVPDWYKNSPTARDGFRLKRHSDASQHGGWRALGSKTTSLSSLSSSSNRQPTTGALLSPSPTPPVFSRWSTSLLNSAGSSPASSAKLSFYHRQPYLGWRSQERLSNPRTPAERLAQGILSQLQSPNKQQQQQQQQHQNQHQHQQQQQQSQQPQHQQQTTNQQLEVRNSIKEVTSAIVHYVQSGQEVDGNERLSPLPRPEDWEDRGEVRSTSPRDSGQGDMIEMTMTSAVPRNKPSPGSTTLEDVLDSLLGLPPASRTPSPGPGPVVSSTTSSSMRHRSNIGQTNAKAGKSCSDLHQDLQESVRSTLELQGSYEDQRGSCDMVKLTRRKSDGSDLISSKTTSVSLQSKSTGQQRRRRVSFDNAQQERNGLTTNATDKIVHCRNNKCTNSATLLEARRSYKSCHNCTCLYCSRECRRAHWQRHRRICLHSRAGSLCKEVLSSAKEDPRTLRHVSALAKRGYASHGRGAVKCFFSSPEAAERFVGNGFPELGEPTYIRWSDLLPGEMGAELYAEVMRLCKSYNPDTRLVLYVAICVVSEVPTSGAVKWERQLVSRCAKLRLDSAFRQPNFSTSPQGKTTSPCNITREMDSPETLVLTSLPTSTNIGQTASRRAREIGFTNIQRQLRLRGVSLKRHFPQVYRKLCSYVDGSVDKFAPVTIYPRDQTSGKSFMCIIMLDAEPERLRLLPTDSSRVKTVDISVEQE comes from the exons ATGCTGTGCCAGTGCAACAGGTCGATTTTTTAGAGACCATTTTCGAAGAAACCTCTGATGATTTGCAGAGTGATTCTGATCACAGTGGTACGACTTATTGGTTGGGCTCTGATTCAGAAACGGAAAGTGTTATTCAcatcgagagaaaagaaaatcttacaG GTGAAAGAATAAACGATAACGATGCCGAATTCAATTCCATAATACCTAAGAAGAGAtgtcgaagaaataataacacaGACGAGTGCGATCCTTATGTGACTTTTGATGATTTTCCAACGTCTCCAAGATCTTCAAGGTCCTCTGGATCGTCTAGATCCAGTTCATTGTTACAGTTCGAGTCTCTGGAAAGAACTTGTGCTACCTTATCACCGTCCAGTTATAGTTTCGATTCTCTCGAGTATTCTTATCACTCGAATGTGTCTCATTTGGGGAACACGTCGCCGGATAGTCTCGAGCAAGATAATGATGCAGTAGTACAAAATGGATTTTCCAATTCTGTCGATCACTTTCCACGAATAAGGCCCTACCGTAGCTTCGATAGTTTAAATATCTGTCAAAAAGCTACGGATTTCGAAGAAGTGACATCATTCAATGAACGTGTATCATCGTATCCGAAGAGAAAGTTAAACTTCGCGAGGTCCGAAAGAAACGAATTAAGATCAAG AAACTTTTggtacgaagaagaagaagaggaggaagaagaagaagaagaatacgaGGACGATGGTGACGACGAAGAATTCGAGGAAGATGATCGGTTATTAAATCCGAGTCGCCGTGGATGTGGATACTTCGAGGACCAATTGCATGTTTTCGGTGATTCGAGTTGCAATTATGCGACGTCATTGGATTATAAAAACACTATAGATTTGCGAAAGATCGGTGTTGAGTCAAGAAGGGATATGTTCTTAGATCTGAAGTCTGGCCAAAAAGTAGCGTCGTCTTCCACGCGTCTGTTGCAGACAAGTTTAAATATAACCGGTAGCACGGCTCATGGTCATAGTAAGGTGAACAGCGAACATGATGCTCGTCATtctcgtcatcatcatcgtcagcaacagcaacagcaacgtTTCGGTCACGAGCATCTTCACGAGCAGCGGCAGCACCAGCAATATCAACGTCAACGGTGGACCGAAGAGGAGTGTTTTAATTTTAGATTTACGGAGAAATCTCAGAGCGCACCCAGTTTGCCTTCGATCGTCAACGAATACGCTCACGATCCAGAAATATTGGCGGAGCTAGTTTCTTCGAGATCAAAGTCGTTTGTATCTACATCAAATTTATTCGAGAATTATACTAAAGTTACCAGCGTACCCATCGATCTGGATCTTTGCGGCGTATCTACGAGGGAAGAGGATGAACGATCGTGCAACGATATGAGTATGAAAGATCACAAAATGGCGGAAGTCAAAAGCGTACGTGGTCTGGAGGATATGCTGAATCACGAAGATGGCGAACTGCTTGGAtctaatgaaaaagagaacgacATTGAAACGACGAAACGGCGGTCATGTTCGGTAAGGACTCAGCCAGCTCAAAATGCAAGAATCGACGTTAGAGCGATGCACAATGATCTATCAACGACGGATCTACAAAACGGCGAGGATGAGAACATTGATGCTGACAGCGATGAATACGAGGACCAACAACAGATCGCATCAACCGTGAAGACTCAAGATCGTAGCAATGTATTGGATATAGCGATGGCTATGGAGAACAATATAGATGCGGTCGTTGATGAGGCCGTGAAACGACTTAAACGAGAAGTCGAGGAAGGTGTTGGTGGCAATGACATTGTAGATGCCATTCGTAGACAATATTCCAATAAGCAAATGTCtcaaaaggtaaagaaaaatgcTAGTTACGAATTGGCGCAACAATTTGAAGTTGATGAGAGAAATTTTCGAAGACGTGCGATACCATCCAATGATGAAAATACGAGGTCACCTAGGAATGCTAGCAGGAAGAAACGAGTCATCAATAATGCTAGTTACGAATTGGCACAGCAATACGATTACATTAAGTCTTTTCAAGCTAACAGAGGGGCCTTTCAACGAATGGATGCCTGTGATGAATTGGAGGAATCCAATTCAGGACGATCCTCGCGTCTCAAAGTATCTGACTCAAGATCGATTCGTACTGGCAGTAGCTCCGCATTAAATCTGAGCGGTGATTCTCGTGCCGATTTTGCACCCTCGCTCGGCTCCTATTCAAAATCCACGGAAAACGTTTCGAAGCATACCGAGGAATCACTTTTTggtcagataaaaaaaaactcggCTTTTTTTTCAGTGCatggaaaaaatgttaataatcgtGTTTTCGTAGACGATGAGGTAGATTATCCTTGCCTGGAGAGCAAACCTATAGGAAAGCTTAACCTAATGGACACCACATTAGAAGAGGAAGAACTTAATagtgaacaaataaataaagataggaCCTTTCATGATTTATTAGAGGAAACGATGTTACTTCAAAGCATTGCTTCCTTGTGCGACGATGATTCGCGAGAAATCCCGGGGGAAgtgaaattacaaaaaaagagatcgtTCATAGGCGAATTTTATCCAGAAAAGAACAATTTATCTGCacgttcgaaagagaaaaaggatttattgtcggaggagagagagaaaaaagacgagAACTTGTCGGATAGCGGAGTAGACGAAGAAGACAGCAAGAAAGAGAAGCAAGTTGAAAGCGAGGTTTCCGGTAGGAACACTAAGAAGATGGTAGACATTGCGGAGAAGGTAGATGCGACGATGGAGGggcataataagaaaaaggagtcGGAAGTGGTGGTAGAGCAGGCGTGGGGACAAACTCTTCATGGTGATCGTACTTCCCCACCAAACGGCAATAAAACCGACAGTCTGAAAGTTAGTCAAGGTAGTGGGAGTCAGTCGACGATGGCTGTAGCTTTGCCAGTTGATACGAATCATCGCGGTGATCGTGACGGACAACCGGAGGAAACGACGAAGTCGAAAATTACAACAGCGGCGATAACGAAGACAACGGAAAGTATGACTTTACCGGCGAAAGTTGACGATCTTACATCAACTAGCAAGACCATGGAATCGATCTCAAAGAATGATTCtaaattttggaaaaataCTGCGGTTGAAAGATCAGCGACCATCAATGCAAAACAACCGACGGtattgaaaaatgaagaaagaaagaagggtggTATCGGTTGTTTCTTACAGAGATTTTCCAAGTTAAGGTTCAGTGGTAGATCGAAGGTACCTCGTTCGGAGATACAAAACAAATGCGATTCCCGTATCGGACAACACTCAAATCGCAATGAGTTTTATcaggaaagaacgaagaaggaaccggattatatcattataccCTTGCATCCGCCGGACGAAGAGAGATCGAAGGACGAGGTCGTTGCACTCGAAAGTAGATCTGACGATACCGGGAGAAACAACGTTGATCTTCAAAGGAGTGCCTCCAGTGTTAG TTCCGGTAGGAGGGCGCCAGTATGCAGCAGCAAGCCACCCCTACCGCCACAACCACCCCGTCTAGTATCATCGGGCTGTAGAATCTCGGGTGCGGCggcatcatcgtcgtcgacgacgtcggcaccgtcgtcgtcgtcgtcgtcgtcgttatcatcgtcAGCGGTGTCGCGCCGACGCGCCGTGACGGACCTTGGAAATCCGGCTGCCATCGAAATGGCGAAGGCCCGCGCGATGCAGGCCGCTCAGCAAGAGCAGCGTCCGGTCGGGCTTCTCGAGACCGACCTCGATGACGAGGTCGTTCTAACGACGAACGTCGTTGACTCTTCAGGCTGTAACAACGCCGGTAACACCAACAAAAAGACTAGAAGTCTGTTAGACCTGAACCACACCTCAAGCGTCGTACCCCAAGGTACGAGCCTAGAGAACGCCCTACGTGTACCTCAGTTGCCCGTTGGCTCTTGCCACAGAAACCAGCGAAACGACGGAACCGCGTCTAGCATCGATCAACGCCCGCACAAATCCATGGAGTTTCTCCTTGACAAGGAGAACCTTCACTTTGTTAAG CCGCCAGAAAACGAACTGCAGAAGGTCGGTGAACGTGTGCCAAGTGAGCACGAATTAAGGGTACAAAGGTCTTTACAACGACTAAACGTTCCGGACTGGTACAAAAATTCTCCCACGGCTCGCGATGGTTTCCGATTAAAGAGACACTCCGATGCATCTCAGCATGGAGGTTGGCGTGCGCTCGGCTCGAAAACTACCTCGCTGTCATCTCTTTCATCCTCCTCGAATAGGCAACCAACCACAG gCGCTCTATTAAGTCCTAGTCCTACGCCTCCTGTATTCTCAAGATGGAGTACCAGTTTGTTAAACAGTGCTGGAAGTTCACCGGCGAGTTCAGCAAAATTATCGTTCTATCATCGGCAACCTTATTTGGGTTGGCGGTCGCAGGAACGACTAAGCAACCCACGTACACCAGCGGAACGTCTCGCTCAGGGTATACTTTCTCAGCTCCAATCACCAAATAAG cagcaacaacaacaacagcagcagcatcaGAATCAACATCAGcaccagcagcaacagcagcagtcGCAACAACCGCAACATCAACAACAGACGACGAATCAACAACTGGAAGTGAGAAATTCTATAAAGGAGGTGACTTCAGCCATTGTACATTATGTACAAAGCGGCCAAGAGGTCGACGGAAACGAAAGACTCTCTCCCTTGCCTCGACCAGAAGACTGGGAAGATAGGGGTGAAGTAAGGTCCACCAGTCCCAGAG atTCGGGACAGGGTGACATGATCGAGATGACGATGACATCGGCTGTACCGCGAAACAAACCAAGCCCCGGGTCGACGACTCTAGAGGATGTCCTTGATTCCCTTCTGGGTCTGCCACCTGCGTCGCGTACACCTAGTCCTGGACCAGGTCCTGTAGTTAGCTCTACGACTTCGTCGTCCATGCGTCATCGATCAAACATTGGTCAGACTAATGCTAAAGCCGGGAAAAGCTGCAGCGATCTACATCAAGACCTCCAAG AGTCCGTTAGAAGCACGCTCGAGCTACAGGGATCGTACGAGGATCAACGTGGCTCATGTGACATGGTAAAGCTGACAAGACGAAAGAGCGATGGGAGCGACCTGATATCTTCGAAAACTACATCGGTTTCCTTGCAATCGAAATCGACCGGTCAGCAACGTCGACGACGGGTCTCCTTCGATAACGCTCAACAAGAGAGAAATGGTCTGACAACGAACGCCACAGACAAGATAGTGCACtgtcgaaataataaatgcaCTAATTCTGCGACTTTACTCGAAGCAAGAAGATCCTACAAGAGCTGCCATAATTGCACCTGCTTGTATTGCTCGAGAGAGTGTAGAAGAGCTCATTGGCAACGACATCGAAGAATCTGTTTACATTCTCGCGCTGGTAGTCTCTGCAAAGAAGTATTATCATCTGCGAAAGAGGATCCAAGAACTTTAAGGCACGTCTCCGCCTTAGCTAAACGCGGTTACGCTTCCCATGGACGTGGCGCagtaaaatgtttcttttcgaGTCCAGAGGCAGCAGAGAGATTTGTTGGAAATGGTTTTCCGGAGCTTGGTGAGCCTACTTACATTAGATGGTCAGATCTCTTACCTGGTGAAATGGGTGCAGAGCTCTATGCTGAAGTAATGAGGCTTTGTAAATCCTACAATCCGGACACCAGATTGGTTCTCTATGTTGCCATTTGCGTTGTTAGCGAAGTACCAACAAGTGGTGCTGTTAAATGGGAAAGGCAATTAGTATCACGGTGCGCCAAACTTCGTTTAGATTCAGCTTTTAGACAACCCAATTTCTCAACGTCCCCGCAAGGTAAGACAACGTCACCATGTAACATCACTAGGGAAATGGACTCGCCGGAAACGCTCGTTCTCACGTCATTGCCCACTAGCACCAATATTGGTCAAACTGCATCTAGAAGAGCAAGAGAAATTGGTTTTACGAATATTCAAAGACAATTAAGGCTTCGTGGCGTTTCCCTCAAAAGGCACTTTCCTCAAGTATACAGGAAACTTTGCTCATATGTCGATGGTTCTGTTGATAAGTTCGCACCTGTAACAATTTATCCaagagatcaaacatctggtAAAAGCTTTATGTGTATTATTATGCTTGATGCAGAACCAGAACGACTTCGTCTACTTCCAACTGACTCTTCCAGAGTCAAAACCGTTGACATTAGCGTAGAACAAGAATAA